Proteins encoded by one window of Arachis hypogaea cultivar Tifrunner chromosome 1, arahy.Tifrunner.gnm2.J5K5, whole genome shotgun sequence:
- the LOC112703575 gene encoding protein FAR1-RELATED SEQUENCE 5-like: protein MQSGDVNTALQYFNVCVRRDDNMYWRYQVGAEQNMCDLFWSDGRSQDDYKLFGDVLAFDATYGRNKYNLPVIVFSGVNHHNQTCVFGAAMVSSETQASYVWVLSKFLECMGGKAPKAVITDGDKSMRFAIQEVFPEAHHRLCAWHLLKNATVNVCKPRFTTLLRNCMLADVEVEEFERQWEAMMDECLVREVEWVKDLYTKKMAWATAYISGCFYAGLRTTSRCESLHAKMGRFVERRYGILDFVTNFQRCVEFLRDNEEELDFRSLYGSPVLQTQFPELEKSGAVNYTREIFLRFREALKSSVRVTIVECKKLEDRTVYVTQKYRRPQSRWTVAHHFGTDSFFL from the coding sequence ATGCAAAGCGGCGATGTGAATACCGCGTTACAGTATTTCAATGTTTGTGTAAGGAGAGATGATAATATGTATTGGCGGTACCAGGTTGGGGCTGAGCAAAATATGTGTGATCTGTTTTGGAGCGACGGGCGTAGTCAGGATGATTATAAGTTATTTGGTGATGTTTTGGCATTTGATGCGACTTACGGGCGAAACAAGTACAATTTGCCAGTGATAGTGTTCTCCGGGGTGAACCACCATAACCAAACATGTGTCTTTGGCGCAGCCATGGTGTCTTCTGAAACACAAGCATCGTATGTGTGGGTGTTGAGCAAGTTTTTAGAGTGCATGGGGGGGAAAGCACCGAAGGCAGTCATCACTGATGGGGACAAGTCAATGcgatttgccattcaggaagtgttTCCAGAAGCTCATCACAGGCTCTGTGCGTGGCACCTACTAAAAAATGCAACTGTGAATGTGTGCAAGCCTCGATTCACAACTCTGCTTAGAAATTGCATGCTTGCCGACGTGGAGGTGGAGGAGTTTGAAAGGCAATGGGAGGCAATGATGGATGAGTGTCTTGTTAGGGAAGTAGAGTGGGTAAAGGATTTATACACGAAGAAGATGGCATGGGCTACCGCTTACATAAGCGGTTGCTTTTATGCTGGCTTGAGGACGACATCACGATGTGAGTCACTGCATGCAAAGATGGGGAGGTTTGTGGAGAGGCGATATGGAATATTGGATTTCGTGACGAACTTCCAACGGTGTGTTGAATTCTTGAGAGATAATGAGGAAGAGCTTGACTTTAGGTCGTTGTACGGGAGCCCGGTTCTTCAAACTCAGTTTCCGGAGCTAGAGAAGTCTGGTGCAGTGAACTACACGAGGGAAATATTCTTGCGTTTTAGAGAGGCCCTAAAAAGTAGTGTTCGGGTTACTATCGTGGAGTGCAAGAAATTGGAGGATCGGACAGTTTATGTGACACAAAAGTATCGCAGGCCGCAATCCAGGTGGACTGTTGCCCACCACTTTGGGACGGATTCCTTTTTTTTGTAG